In the Tribolium castaneum strain GA2 chromosome 1, icTriCast1.1, whole genome shotgun sequence genome, one interval contains:
- the LOC100142294 gene encoding alpha-protein kinase 1 — MLLPAQISSTILILMLLHVNAEAPPGYIKNEDSAAKNPPKYEYGYNIQDEKGSSHGKLETRDGIYALGRYYVQNSDSSQNVQYYADDWGYHPFIEYSNVGPHSRTKTQLLLGVEAVKALASNKFTPNSLPAKQHVTDIINSKINNRDGKQAGQPQLVVAQQNHQTLVEVQQPQEVVNEQPQQIVVEHQPQNQQIIVERPQHILLDEQQQQQQQISEQQQQQQISEQQQQQQISEQPQQTPVDDSITVEAISNRQAQLQEQPQLNHVLTQQEISFQQSNFNQPKSEPQIEEIQIREGISHQQIPVPQAQSLPKENDKQIQDNLVFGGNYQQSHSNLGGFGSQHNLLGRRPPNNINRQLQQTSGRLIETTKNLVSGQDVLNINSAIDQSVETSVESSTVNSPFESASLLQEPIVVADDLEQVKENVFSTTSSTIETISTKSFGVTEPSTLLVTPRPVSTNFLAPITAGIQLTNIKNTDCNQDSESSQKIESTARKENYVVEIQKSLPYYLGKYEYGSSAVEGDTQSQSGNLEGIAVENIELGKTLLALPGQPTLNQNNLQQQQQLPQVSIKENFVDQQQAQGNHQVKVVTVPVIQTKIVEKPVQVTKYIQTPYPVPVEIRVPIEKHIPVTVEKIVEKKVHVPQPYPVEKIVEKHVPVEVTRFIDRPYPVQVPVATPVPYPVDRVVEKIVKQPYPVEVRVPVPVEKIVEKKVSVPVDRIVEKPVPQFIDRPVQVQVPVPVAQIYTLQLSKALPPILKPPQQTQSSQKISVTLRNLNNYRQQNQPLFVQVPNNNNNGYLPPHNCDQHSSYSSNTNSYYTIQADDYIGLLPPRLQDDEGPTKFRNPRSNFNSNLRLEYGFMPPLRPSQEIDEHGNPITREKP; from the exons ATGCTGCTGCCGGCACAG ATTTCTTCTACAATTTTGATATTAATGTTACTGCATGTCAATGCTGAGGCACCTCCTGGCTATATAAAGAATGAAGATTCAGCAGCAAAA aatcCTCCAAAATACGAATATGGATACAACATTCAAGATGAGAAAGGCTCATCTCATGGTAAACTAGAAACTAGAGATGGAATTTATGCACTTGGAag ATACTATGTACAAAACAGTGATTCTTCTCAAAACGTTCAGTACTATGCTGATGATTGGGGTTATCATCCCTTTATTGAATATAGTAATGTGGGACCACACAGTCGTACAAAAACACAGTTATTGCTAGGTGTCGAAGCTGTTAAAGCTTTAGCGTCAAATAAA tttactcCAAACTCTCTACCTGCTAAACAACACGTAACAGATATTATCAACAGCAAAATTAACAACAGAGATGGAAAACAAGCAGGACAGCCTCAATTAGTTGTTGCACAACAAAACCATCAGACATTAGTTGAAGTACAACAGCCCCAAGAAGTTGTGAACGAGCAACCCCAACAAATTGTCGTAGAACATCAACCTCAAAATCAGCAAATTATAGTCGAACGCCCACAACACATTTTACTAGATgagcaacaacaacaacaacaacagatatcagaacaacaacaacaacaacagatatcagaacaacaacaacaacaacagatATCAGAACAACCGCAACAAACACCTGTAGACGACTCGATTACAGTTGAAGCAATAAGTAATCGGCAAGCACAACTTCAAGAACAACCTCAGTTGAATCACGTACTAACACAACAAGAAATTTCCTTTCAACAGTCCAATTTTAATCAACCGAAATCTGAGCCCCAAATTGAAGAAATACAAATTCGAGAAGGTATTTCACATCAGCAAATACCCGTACCTCAAGCACAAAGTCTTCCAAAAGAAAATGATAAACAAATTCAAGATAATTTAGTATTTGGTGGAAATTATCAGCAGTCTCATTCAAACTTGGGTGGTTTTGGTTCTCAGCATAATCTTTTAGGCCGAAGACCACCAAATAACATTAACAGACAGTTGCAGCAAACTTCAGGCAGACTTAttgaaactacaaaaaatctCGTGTCGGGACAagatgttttaaatattaacagTGCAATCGATCAAAGCGTGGAAACAAGTGTTGAAAGTAGTACTGTTAATTCACCTTTCGAGAGTGCAAGTTTACTGCAAGAACCGATTGTAGTTGCAGATGATTTAGAACAAGTCAAAGAAAATGTATTTTCAACAACATCCAGTACTATTGAAACAATATCGACAAAATCTTTTGGTGTAACAGAACCGTCAACACTTTTGGTCACTCCTCGACCAGTTAGTACCAATTTTTTGGCGCCCATCACAGCAGGAATTCAActtacaaacattaaaaacacgGATTGTAACCAAGATTCCGAAAGCAGCCAGAAAATTGAATCCACTGCTCgaaaagaaaattatgttgttgaaattcaaaaaagcCTTCCATATTATTTAGGTAAATACGAATATGGATCAAGTGCTGTTGAAGGAGACACACAAAGTCAGTCTGGAAATTTAGAAGGGATAGCAGTTGAAAACATCGAATTGGGTAAAACGCTTCTAGCATTGCCTGGACAGCCAACTTTAAATCAGAATAATttgcaacaacaacaacaacttcCGCAAGTGTCGATAAAAGAAAACTTTGTCGATCAGCAACAAGCGCAAGGCAATCATCAGGTGAAAGTTGTAACGGTACCAGTTATTCAAACGAAAATTGTCGAGAAACCCGTTCAAGTTACAAAGTACATTCAAACACCATATCCGGTTCCTGTGGAAATAAGAGTACCAATCGAAAAGCATATTCCTGTGACCgttgaaaaaattgtcgaaaaaAAAGTTCACGTGCCTCAACCGTATccagttgaaaaaattgtggaaAAACATGTACCTGTTGAAGTAACAAGATTTATTGACAGACCATATCCTGTACAAGTTCCAGTAGCAACACCTGTACCATATCCAGTTGATCGGGtcgttgaaaaaattgtaaaacaacCATATCCAGTGGAAGTGCGTGTTCCAGTTCCCGTAGaaaaaattgtcgaaaaaaaagtttcagttCCAGTTGATCGTATAGTTGAGAAACCTGTACCACAATTTATAGACAGACCCGTGCAAGTGCAAGTTCCAGTACCCGTTGCCCAAATTTACACTTTACAACTATCAAAAGCTTTGCCCCCAATTTTAAAACCACCACAACAGACACAATCGTCTCAGAAAATTTCAGTGACTCTTAGAAATCTGAACAATTATCGACAACAAAATCAGCCTTTATTCGTGCAAGTAccaaacaacaataataacgGTTATTTGCCACCACACAACTGCGATCAACACAGCAGTTACAGCAGCAATACAAATTCGTATTACACCATACAAGCAGATGACTATATTGGTCTTTTGCCACCAAGATTACAAGACGATGAGGGTCCcacaaaatttagaaatcCACGCTCGAATTTTAACTCAAATCTAAGATTGGAATACGGTTTCATGCCACCTCTAAGGCCTTCGCAAGAAATCGACGAACACGGAAACCCGATTACCAGGGAGAAACCATAA